Proteins encoded in a region of the Geoalkalibacter ferrihydriticus DSM 17813 genome:
- the rpmG gene encoding 50S ribosomal protein L33 yields the protein MRDIVTLACTECKRRNYTTTKNKKNTPDKLEFKKYCRFDRKHTVHRETK from the coding sequence ATGCGGGATATCGTGACATTGGCTTGCACTGAATGCAAGCGGCGTAACTACACAACCACTAAGAATAAAAAAAACACGCCCGACAAGCTGGAGTTCAAAAAGTACTGCCGGTTTGATCGGAAGCATACGGTTCATCGCGAAACCAAGTAG
- the secE gene encoding preprotein translocase subunit SecE, giving the protein MLNKTTEFLNHVKAELKKVTWPTRKETYASTTVVIVLVLFITVFLGTVDWMLANVVKMFLR; this is encoded by the coding sequence GTGCTGAATAAAACGACCGAATTTCTCAACCATGTCAAGGCTGAGCTTAAAAAGGTAACCTGGCCGACGCGCAAGGAGACCTACGCCTCGACCACCGTGGTCATTGTCCTGGTTCTGTTTATTACCGTCTTTCTGGGGACCGTCGACTGGATGCTGGCGAACGTCGTCAAGATGTTTCTCAGGTAG
- the nusG gene encoding transcription termination/antitermination protein NusG: protein MEKKWYGVHTYSGYENKVKANLEERIRLLGAEEMFGEVLIPSETVVELRKGERKTSQRKFFPGYILVQMELNSETWHVVKDTPKVTGFVGGANNPPAIPDEEVAKITSRMEEGVERPKPKVAFEVGETVRVVDGPFLNFTGVVEDVKPDRGKLKVMVSIFGRTTPVELEFIQVEKTS, encoded by the coding sequence ATGGAAAAGAAGTGGTACGGAGTACATACCTATTCCGGGTATGAGAATAAGGTCAAGGCCAACCTGGAAGAGCGGATACGTCTGCTGGGCGCCGAAGAGATGTTCGGTGAGGTGTTGATTCCCTCGGAAACGGTGGTCGAGTTGCGCAAAGGCGAGCGTAAAACCTCGCAGCGTAAATTTTTCCCTGGCTATATACTTGTGCAGATGGAGCTGAATAGCGAAACCTGGCATGTCGTCAAGGATACGCCGAAAGTGACCGGTTTTGTCGGAGGCGCCAATAACCCGCCAGCTATTCCAGATGAAGAAGTCGCCAAGATCACCAGTCGTATGGAGGAAGGGGTCGAACGGCCCAAACCCAAGGTGGCATTTGAGGTTGGAGAAACTGTGCGCGTTGTCGATGGGCCCTTTCTCAACTTCACTGGTGTGGTTGAAGACGTTAAGCCCGACAGGGGCAAGTTGAAGGTTATGGTCAGTATTTTCGGCCGAACCACACCTGTCGAGCTCGAATTTATCCAAGTGGAAAAAACCAGCTGA
- the rplK gene encoding 50S ribosomal protein L11 — MAKKITGQIKLQIPAGKANPSPPVGPALGQHGVNIMEFCKAFNARTQDQDGMVTPVVITVYADRSFTFITKTPPAAVLLLKAAKVPKGSGVPNKNKVGKVTRDQVVEIAKIKMPDLNCFDLDAAVRTVEGTARSMGLEVA; from the coding sequence ATGGCCAAGAAGATTACCGGTCAAATTAAGCTACAGATTCCCGCCGGAAAAGCGAATCCCTCGCCCCCCGTTGGTCCCGCACTCGGCCAGCATGGGGTCAATATCATGGAGTTCTGCAAGGCGTTCAATGCCAGAACCCAGGATCAGGATGGGATGGTCACCCCGGTGGTGATTACGGTCTATGCTGACCGTTCTTTCACATTCATCACCAAGACCCCGCCGGCGGCCGTCCTGCTCTTGAAGGCCGCCAAGGTGCCGAAAGGTTCAGGCGTGCCCAATAAGAACAAAGTTGGCAAGGTAACGCGGGACCAGGTCGTTGAGATTGCTAAAATCAAGATGCCCGATCTTAATTGTTTCGACCTCGATGCCGCCGTGCGTACCGTTGAAGGTACCGCGCGCAGCATGGGCCTCGAGGTCGCTTGA
- the rplA gene encoding 50S ribosomal protein L1 — MANGKKHKEAKTKIDRSLGYGIEDALRLVKETAWAKFDETVDVVVKLGVDPRKADQMVRGAVVLPNGLGKDVRVLVFAKGEKAQEARDAGADFVGADDLVAKIQEGWFEFDTAIATPDMMGTVGKIGRILGPRGLMPNPKVGTVTLDVGRAVRESKSGKVEYRVEKAGIVHAPVGKVSFEVQQLQENILSLVDALVKAKPATSKGTYLRKISISSTMGPGVGVDVPAVQALVK; from the coding sequence ATGGCAAACGGAAAAAAGCACAAGGAAGCAAAAACGAAGATTGACCGCTCCCTGGGTTACGGGATTGAGGATGCTTTGCGTCTGGTCAAGGAAACGGCTTGGGCAAAATTCGACGAAACCGTCGATGTCGTGGTCAAGCTTGGCGTAGACCCCCGCAAGGCCGACCAGATGGTGCGTGGTGCCGTGGTGTTGCCCAACGGCCTCGGCAAGGACGTGCGGGTTCTGGTTTTCGCCAAGGGCGAAAAAGCTCAGGAAGCACGCGACGCCGGAGCCGACTTTGTTGGCGCCGACGATCTGGTGGCTAAGATTCAGGAGGGTTGGTTTGAGTTCGATACTGCTATCGCGACCCCTGACATGATGGGCACCGTGGGCAAGATCGGCCGCATTCTCGGTCCTCGCGGTCTTATGCCCAACCCTAAGGTTGGAACCGTAACGCTTGATGTTGGACGTGCGGTGCGTGAGTCCAAGTCCGGCAAGGTTGAGTATCGGGTTGAAAAGGCGGGAATCGTACATGCGCCCGTCGGCAAGGTTTCTTTTGAGGTCCAGCAACTTCAGGAAAACATCCTTAGTCTGGTGGATGCCTTGGTTAAGGCCAAGCCGGCTACCTCCAAGGGTACGTACCTGCGCAAAATCAGTATCTCCAGTACCATGGGTCCCGGTGTCGGTGTCGATGTGCCTGCGGTTCAGGCGCTTGTCAAATAG